The Paenibacillus sp. RC334 nucleotide sequence GAAAGTGGCCTGCGAGATTAGCGATCTGCTTTTTACCAAAATGCCTGCTATCATAGTGTATTGCGCACTCTAATCTTTCCGAACCATGACGGTAGCAGAGCGCAATCTCAGGCTGATTTATACCGCATAGAGAAGCCAATGCTTTTGTGCTCGAACTTGAATGCGAGAGATCACCACAAGTCTCTACGATGCCCACATTGAAAAAATCTCCATCTATTTCTGGTGGGGAATCCACTTTCATGTACTGCGAAAGATCCTCACTCCACTCACTGCTGCTATCTCGCTTATCCCATTTTGCCTTTATTCTTTGCATCAAGGAGAGAAGATGATCTTCCTTCTGAATATGGATAAAAAGCGGATAGTCCTGACGACGTTGTGTCCCCTCTCTGTCTGATAACATGGAATATAAAACAGGTACTGTATATTGATTGGCGTAATGGGATAAAAGCACAGACCATATGGCTGCGATAAAAGAAGGCATACCCAACTGATGCTGCTGTACAAACTCCATGATCGTTTTGACCTGTCTTGTTTCCAAACGAATATGGTAAAGGACTTGATCTTTGTCTTCAGTCTGTCCGGCATCCCCTCTGCGATGGGAAAATAAAGGCAAGTAAGGTTGGATCACTTATTGAACCTCCCCTTTCTGAGATGCTATACTGGCAGCCTGATAAAAAGCAGCCCTGACTTCCTCAACCCCAATCTCGTAACTGCACCGCATTGAAAAAATAAGACCGTCTGTGTAGGAGGAAGCGATGCAGTTGAACAGCGAATAGATCGGCAGCGGATTCGGTTGCTTTATGACAGTATCATCGTAAAATTGGCTACACTTCAACCCTTCCTTTGCGCTATTGGCCAAATAGTTAAACATGAATACATCTAGCTGCTCATACTGCTTCCCAAACTGTACAAGTGTTCTGGCGCGTTCCCACCTGTTTTTGTAGGCAGGTCCTGTAAGCAGGTTCATAAAATTAATCGTGTGGCGTTTTAATAAATCTAGCCTGCTTCTGACAGACAGCAGCATTTCATCCGGGTTCTGCTTCATATCCATCAGCATAGGCACAAAATCAATAAACTCACCGACCGTGTTATAATACGTCGCCTCATCGTACCTTCTTCCATCATATAAAAATAACAATGGCAACTGGTCCATACCTAAATAGATTTGCAAGCCCCTTGTAAAGACAGAGAGCGCAAATTCCAAGGATGGGTTTTCAGCCGGGATGCTCACGCTAAACAGATAGGCTTCTGTGCTCGTTCTTAGCTTCGGAGTTTGTAACAGGTCCTGCTTGCTTTGCTGGAACGCTTCCAGATGAAAGTCGGATATCAATGCCTGTTCAGTGATTCCGCTGGGTCCGCTTTGGATTTGTTCTACATAATCCATATAGGGCTTCACTTTATCCGTAGGAAGGGAGTGGTTTTGAAGCAGATTTCTATAGGAAGCAAGCACCTGTCGTTCTGCCACTTCAGAGGTCACCCGATCGCATATCGCATGATGGTAAAGCGTTATAACAACATGCTCGCGCAGATTTCGTTTTAGCACAAACATCTGAAACAAAGTACGCTCTCCCGTGTATCGGGTATTTGTCATGTAATCGTTTATCATTTCCATAAAGGGGCCATATGGATTGCAGTCCGTTACGTCGAGGATGGTGAGTGTTGGCAAATCGGCGTCGGGAAGTACGTATTCCCTCCAATACGTCCATTCATCTCTTTGCACAGGAATGCTTCTCAGTAATCCTTGACTTTGTACAAATTGAGCATAAGCCTGATTCAAGAAATCATAATTCACATACTCGTCCAGCCTAAATAGGCCAATACTCGGCGGTGTATGAAATGAAATTTGCATTTGTTGAATTCCACTTAGCGGATATTCTTGTGCCACTTGCCCCGTTTTAACCCACTGATCTCTTTTTAAATAATCGTCTTCCAGTTGCTCGCGTAACCTCGCCGCCTGATCCGTGTCCATAGTTTTCAAGCCCAGACGCTGGACAAACTCCTCTTCATCGATGACCTGGTATTGATTATCCATTTTTACTTTTTGATGCAGTGGTACAATATAATGCGGCTGCAGTTCTTTAGCGACTTTCCCGTTCATGATCCGCATGACAGGATTAACGTCGTCCACAGAGTTGAAGTAAAGTACTCGAGTATCTCTCACTTCGTGAAGAAAATCCCGCACTTGATACTTCACCAGCTCATACACACCATCTGTTTCTTGGTGCAGCCAGGAAATCAACTCTTGCTTGGTTTCTATGGTGCCCTGCTGCTTCAAGGCTCTTTCACTATCTTGAGCCGATTGAAGATAAGCAGCGAGCGCACGGATCGTCTTATAGTGGTAAATATCTGTCAAAGTGGTATGATATCCAGCCACCTCCATCCGTGACATTAACGTAAGCGCATGAATAGAATGTCCGCCAAGGTCGAAGAAGCTGTCTACAACACTGAACTGCTGAATCCCTAATACATCCTGCCAGATTTCCATCAGCCTGGCTTCCAGCCCTGACTCAGGGGATACGTATGCTGCTGCCACGGTATGTCCATTGTCTTCAAAGGACAACAGTATCTTGCGATCCAGCTTTCCATTCCGTGTCAGTGGCATCTGCTCTAATTGCATAAAAAAAGAGGGAATCATGTAATTCGGCAGCTTTGCAGAAAGCGTGTTTTTAATTTCATCTGTCGTCAGCCTTTGGCTTGCCCTAAAGTACGCTCCCAGCTGCTTCTGTCCGTTCCCAGCTTCACGCACGATAACAACGGCTGCTTGTATATCCTTTATTTTCAATAGCTGTGCCTCAATTTCCCCCTGGCTCAATTCGGTAGCCCCGTATTTTCACTTGATCGTCAATCCGGCCGATATATTCAATGTTTCCGTCCGCTTGCTCTTTTACCCAATCTCCGGTTCGGTACAACCTGCCCCCCGGTACCCCTGGAAACGGAATAAACCTTTCCTCTGTCAGCTCTGGACGGTTCAAATAACCTTTCACTAATCCATCGCCGGCGATGTACAGTTCACCTGCAACTCCTTGTGGCAAAGGATGCTGGTCATGATCCATGATGTAAACCGATGTATTGCTGATGGGTTTACCGATCGGTACGGTATTTGCAGCTTCATCCAAATGATCAATCCGGTAAAACGTTGCAAATACCGTACTCTCTGTCGGTCCGTAGACATGAATTAAATGGCCAGAGCCCAGACGGGCAAATGCTTTGCGCACATGGCTGACCGACACCTTTTCACCACCGAATAGCAAGGTTTCAAGTGTGGCAAAGCAATCCGGATCAATATCCACCAATGCATTAAAAAGTGCTGTCGTGATGAAGCATTTTGTAATCTGTTGTGTGCGCAGTACACTCGATAGCTCACGTGCATTCATGATTTGGGCTTGTGGGGTCAAAACGAGGGTGGCTCCGTTGAGCAGTGCCCCGAAAATGCCAAATGTAGAACCATCGAACGAAAAACTGGCCAATTGCAAGATTCGATCTTTTGCCGCGAATCGGATGTAATTTGTCTCTTTGACAACACGTGTAATATTGTAGTGCATCGTCAGGTTTCCCTTCGGTTCGCCCGTAGAGCCTGACGTATACATAATGCAGGCTAGTGCATCTGAGCCATGAATGGAGGTGAGATTCCCTGTTTCTTCCCTGTTATTTCGCTTGTCCGACAAATCCAGTACAGGAACGTTGAGCTCCACTTGTTGCTCAATTGGTAACCGGGTTAGCAGGAGCTTTGCGCCAGAATCTTTCAGCATATAGCGTATACGTTCCTTGGGGTATTCCGGGTCAATCGGCACATAGGCTCCCCCGGCTTTTAAAATTCCGAAAATACCGACGATCATTTCCAATGAGCATTCGGCCATAATCCCGACGGGGTCGCCTTTATTTACGCCTTTGTTCCGCAGAACCCGGGCAAGCTGATTAGCCTGTTTGTTTAGATCAGCATACGTCAAGTGCTTGTCTCCCAATACAACGGCCACTTGCTCCGGTGTGCGCTCAGCCTCCCCCTCAAACAACTGATGAATCGTTGTATCCCGCGGGTAATCCGCTAACGTACTGTTTAACATGCTCTGCCTCATCTCCTTCTCCCATTAACGTTCATACGATTTAAGGTTTGCTCTACAAGCATCTTTTTCGAAGCTACCTGATAGGGAATGCAGCGAAAAATTAGAAGATTTTGTATAAGCTTATACCAAAAAAAGAGTATGTATGGAACGTAGAAGTCGTTTATGGATAAACTATAATCACAACTTTACATTAAAATGGGAATTTAGCTGGAGATGAATAAATGACATCAGGTTACAGAATAGTATACTTTTCCCTTCATTTTACGCCTTTAGTTTCACAGCATAGCGATATTGCATTCCCGACATTTCCGGCATTTCCAGAAATTCAAGTCTGTCATGAGCAATTAAATATTGAATCCGATACTCTAAAAAGGTGTCGCTTCTCAGCTGTGGCCATTGTGTTAAAGCCTCACCTATTATTTTTCCCGCGTGTACATATTGCCGATTATCCTCTACCCTCAGTTGACCGATCAAATCCAGTAAAGCCTGATCAAAGTAATCTTCTGGCACATGATCGATATGGTCATTTTCCCATAATCTCAGCACACTTTCCTGTTCACTAAGCTCCAGCCAATCTTGTTCATGTCGCTGTCGATCTTCCATGCTTAAAGCATGAATTTTATCTTTATTTTGCGTTATGAACCGTGCAATTTCTTTCGAATACACCACGTTCATGGATAGAGGAAACTTACTTTCCATGAATAGAGGATCACTCGGTTCCCGTTCCATGGAATCTGTTACATTTACGACCCCGATAGGAGCAGTTCTGTTCCGCAAAAGGTATAATGCAAAACGTAATCCGATCTGCTCGTGAGCATTAGAGCCGCACCAGATCGTGATCGACTTATCATCAGAAATTGCAGTAAGAGTAGCCGTCATCTGTTCAATGCGGTGCTCCCAATTTGCGTAATGGAAAAATTCATAATCCACGATCCGTTCAGCCAACCAGTTGTGACGGTTCTCTTGTCCTTCTGGTGTTTCCAGCTTCCACAACGGCCCTATGGAAAATAGGTCATTAAAAGACAGTACTTCACTCTCATAACGCAATCCTGCTCCCGAAAGGCCTACCTTCATCGAGCCAGCAGCGGACTGAGAGAACAGCAGGTGTACATTGTTAGATGACAAGTCAACTGCCTCCTTTCACTGTGTTCAATAATATCTTGTCTTTCGACCAGAAATATCTTTAGAATAGGCGTATAGCTATCACATCTTGCTCCACAATAACAATACCACAGGATGGTTACTCGACTGGAGGAAAAGAAATGACATCGGAGTGGCAGAGAATACAGACCAAACTGCCGGAATGGGTGGAACAAAGCCGTCATCAGTATATCCATGGCAAGGTGGCAGCGTATATTCCCGAATTGTCCAAAGCCCCTGCCGACGCGCTGGGTGTTGTTGTGATGAACGGAACCGGCGAGACCGTGGTAGCCGGAGATACCGAAATAAGCTTTACGATGCAAAGCATCTCGAAGGTATTCACGCTTATTTTGGCCTTGATGGATAATGGTGAGGATGTTGTCTTCTCCAAGGTCGGTATGGAGCCTACCGGAGACCGTTTTAATTCCATGCTGAAGCTGGAGCTGGTCGAGCCGGGCATCCCGTTTAACCCGCTTATTAATGCCGGAGCCATCGCCGTGTCCTCTTTGATTCGCGGAAACAGTCCTGAAGAGAAGTTTGCCCGTGTCCTGCAATTTTTCCGTCTGCTTACCCGTAATGACAAGCTGGAATATGACCAGGATGTCTACGATTCGGAATCTGCTACAGGCCATTTGAACCGTTCCCTTGCCTATTTCTTGATGGAAAAGGGAATTCTGCGCGGACATGTTGAGGATGTGCTGGAGGTTTACTTCAGGCATTGCGCTGTAAAATTGAACTGTACGGATTTGGCGCGTATGGGGCTCGTATTAGCCTATAATGGACGTGATCCGGTCACGGGTGTACCACTGATTCCCCGCCGCTATGTACAGATCGCCAAAACCTTTATGACCACATGCGGCATGTATGACGCATCCGGAGAATTTGCCATTCAGGTCGGGCTGCCCGCCAAGAGTGGCGTGTCTGGCAGCATTATGACGATGGTGCCCGGACGATATGGCATTGGACTGGTCGGGCCTTCTCTGAACCGTATGGGCAACAGTACAGCGGGTGTACACTTGCTGGAGACCATGTCGCGGGATTTGGATTGGAGCTTGTTTTAGTTAACGAATAAAAGGGTACTCCCAGCCTATGTGGCTTACGGGAATACCCTCTTCCTTTACTTTCCTGATATGTTAAACGGTTTGGCCGTCGGTAACCAGTTTGATATGAATGCGGAACGGATCAGCTACGTATTTGGCACCATCGCGTTCCTCCACTCCATATCCTGCCGCAGTCAAACGGACGACAACGGCCTCCAGTTCCTTTTGATTCGGCACAATCAGTTCAAAATAATCCAGGCCTGCAGCATGCTCGGGAGCTGGGAGCGCCCCTTCCCCTGCCCATATATTCAAGCCCATGTGGTGATGGTAACCACCTGCGGATACGAACAAAGCAGACGAGCCATAGCGACATGTAATATCAAAACCGAGCACATCGCAATAAAATTGCTGCGCCTTGAGCAAATTAGACACATGGAAGTGAACATGCCCAATTACCGTTCCTTCGGGCAACCCTTGCCAAGGTAGGTTCTCGGAAATAGCGACCAAGCCTTCTGCATCCACAGGATCTGTTCCCATAATGTAATATCCGTTAGCATCTTTCTTCCACTGATCACGAAGACGATCCGCATAGATCTCTATCCCGTTATTATCCGGATCATGGATATACAGAGCTTCACTTACATCATGGTCCCCCTGTCCGATTTCAATCTCATGAGCAAGCAGATTACGCAGTGACAGGCCCAGAGCCACTCGGTTCGGTACAAGAATAGCAAAGTGATACAATCCGGCTGCGGATTGGCGTGGAAGAATAACTGCATTTTCAATAAACTTAAGGGTTAGCAGCGGTTGCTTTCCATCGACTGTCAATTCAGCGGTATCCGCCGTTTGACGCAGCAGTTGAAAACCAACGACCTCGGTATAAAATTGAATAGAGCGCTCCAAATTACTAACCTTTAATGAAACCTGCCCGATTCTGGTGTTGTCATGAATATGTGCTGTCATGAGATTTCCCTCTTTCTACATGGATTGGAGGACTACGCTAATTATAAATTACTCTTCAATTGAAGTACGACGTCTAAACAAAGAATCCA carries:
- a CDS encoding phosphopantetheine-binding protein yields the protein MSQGEIEAQLLKIKDIQAAVVIVREAGNGQKQLGAYFRASQRLTTDEIKNTLSAKLPNYMIPSFFMQLEQMPLTRNGKLDRKILLSFEDNGHTVAAAYVSPESGLEARLMEIWQDVLGIQQFSVVDSFFDLGGHSIHALTLMSRMEVAGYHTTLTDIYHYKTIRALAAYLQSAQDSERALKQQGTIETKQELISWLHQETDGVYELVKYQVRDFLHEVRDTRVLYFNSVDDVNPVMRIMNGKVAKELQPHYIVPLHQKVKMDNQYQVIDEEEFVQRLGLKTMDTDQAARLREQLEDDYLKRDQWVKTGQVAQEYPLSGIQQMQISFHTPPSIGLFRLDEYVNYDFLNQAYAQFVQSQGLLRSIPVQRDEWTYWREYVLPDADLPTLTILDVTDCNPYGPFMEMINDYMTNTRYTGERTLFQMFVLKRNLREHVVITLYHHAICDRVTSEVAERQVLASYRNLLQNHSLPTDKVKPYMDYVEQIQSGPSGITEQALISDFHLEAFQQSKQDLLQTPKLRTSTEAYLFSVSIPAENPSLEFALSVFTRGLQIYLGMDQLPLLFLYDGRRYDEATYYNTVGEFIDFVPMLMDMKQNPDEMLLSVRSRLDLLKRHTINFMNLLTGPAYKNRWERARTLVQFGKQYEQLDVFMFNYLANSAKEGLKCSQFYDDTVIKQPNPLPIYSLFNCIASSYTDGLIFSMRCSYEIGVEEVRAAFYQAASIASQKGEVQ
- a CDS encoding amino acid adenylation domain-containing protein — protein: MLNSTLADYPRDTTIHQLFEGEAERTPEQVAVVLGDKHLTYADLNKQANQLARVLRNKGVNKGDPVGIMAECSLEMIVGIFGILKAGGAYVPIDPEYPKERIRYMLKDSGAKLLLTRLPIEQQVELNVPVLDLSDKRNNREETGNLTSIHGSDALACIMYTSGSTGEPKGNLTMHYNITRVVKETNYIRFAAKDRILQLASFSFDGSTFGIFGALLNGATLVLTPQAQIMNARELSSVLRTQQITKCFITTALFNALVDIDPDCFATLETLLFGGEKVSVSHVRKAFARLGSGHLIHVYGPTESTVFATFYRIDHLDEAANTVPIGKPISNTSVYIMDHDQHPLPQGVAGELYIAGDGLVKGYLNRPELTEERFIPFPGVPGGRLYRTGDWVKEQADGNIEYIGRIDDQVKIRGYRIEPGGN
- a CDS encoding DUF1835 domain-containing protein; this encodes MSSNNVHLLFSQSAAGSMKVGLSGAGLRYESEVLSFNDLFSIGPLWKLETPEGQENRHNWLAERIVDYEFFHYANWEHRIEQMTATLTAISDDKSITIWCGSNAHEQIGLRFALYLLRNRTAPIGVVNVTDSMEREPSDPLFMESKFPLSMNVVYSKEIARFITQNKDKIHALSMEDRQRHEQDWLELSEQESVLRLWENDHIDHVPEDYFDQALLDLIGQLRVEDNRQYVHAGKIIGEALTQWPQLRSDTFLEYRIQYLIAHDRLEFLEMPEMSGMQYRYAVKLKA
- the glsA gene encoding glutaminase A: MTSEWQRIQTKLPEWVEQSRHQYIHGKVAAYIPELSKAPADALGVVVMNGTGETVVAGDTEISFTMQSISKVFTLILALMDNGEDVVFSKVGMEPTGDRFNSMLKLELVEPGIPFNPLINAGAIAVSSLIRGNSPEEKFARVLQFFRLLTRNDKLEYDQDVYDSESATGHLNRSLAYFLMEKGILRGHVEDVLEVYFRHCAVKLNCTDLARMGLVLAYNGRDPVTGVPLIPRRYVQIAKTFMTTCGMYDASGEFAIQVGLPAKSGVSGSIMTMVPGRYGIGLVGPSLNRMGNSTAGVHLLETMSRDLDWSLF
- a CDS encoding VOC family protein, translated to MTAHIHDNTRIGQVSLKVSNLERSIQFYTEVVGFQLLRQTADTAELTVDGKQPLLTLKFIENAVILPRQSAAGLYHFAILVPNRVALGLSLRNLLAHEIEIGQGDHDVSEALYIHDPDNNGIEIYADRLRDQWKKDANGYYIMGTDPVDAEGLVAISENLPWQGLPEGTVIGHVHFHVSNLLKAQQFYCDVLGFDITCRYGSSALFVSAGGYHHHMGLNIWAGEGALPAPEHAAGLDYFELIVPNQKELEAVVVRLTAAGYGVEERDGAKYVADPFRIHIKLVTDGQTV